TGATCACCCATGGAGAATTGAAATTCATCATATTTATAGAGAGGCAAACAAATGTGCGGATTGGTTGGCGAATATAGGAGCTGCTCAAGAACATCAAATGGTCGTCTGGGATACGGGCAATTTCCCTGCTCAACTAACTCGGCTTTTGCAGCAAGATGTTGGGAGTGTGGCTTGGCCGAGGCTCGTTCCGGCTGATAGGCCTGAGTTTTATTAGTTTACTTCGTTTTTTAGTTTGCTTTTTCTGTTTCTCGTAGTTTTGTTGTTTTCGTTTTTCTTTATGGGTTGAACCCCGCTTCgtgtaaccaaaaaaaaaaaaaaaaaaaacaacactcTCAAGGCTTCGATGGCTACCATACCCATGGACGTACTATACTCATGCATACTCCCTCGATTACCTGTCAAAACCCTAACTCGGTTCAAATCCGTCTCCAAAAGCTGGCAAACAATAATCTCTTCCCGTGAATTCATCCACCTCTACCACCACAACACCCTATCCTCAGACGCCAATCGCCTCATCGTATTCGTGAGTTGCGCCTTACAAGAATTCCACATTCACGAACTCGACTCTCCCTTGTCCCAATCTTTACACTTTTATAACCCTAAACCCGCACGTAGATCAATGTCCATCCTCGCCTCTTGCGAATTTTTCCTATTGGTAGACTTCTCTGGCATCGTTGGCCTCGTCTTGCTGAATCCATCTACAGGTAGGTATTACAAAATTCCTTACCCTCCTTCTTACGATAGTGGCACTGAACACTATGGGATATATCTCGACGACGCCAAGAATGACTATAAAGTTGTTAGAATAATTCAAAACGGTGAAATGAACATGGAAGTAAGGGTTTATAGTCTCAGAACTAACAAGTGGAGATTAATTGAGCGAACGGTGGAGAAATGTTACGCATGGTGCAGTGTCGTAATCGGACATTTACTCCATATAGTTTTCTCACTTGAGTATACCAATTCCAAAAAGAGAATCGGTTGTTTCGACATACTTGCTGAAAAGTGGATTACTGATGTTCCAATGCCTGAAATAAATGTCAATAAATGGATCAAGTTAGCCGTACTTGACGGGTTACTATGTGTTATAACAGTGGACAGTATATGGGTTATGAAAGAGTATGGCGTTAAAGATTCTTGGTTCAAATTAATTAGCATCATTTCTGACGAAATTTGGGATACTCCAATTGCTTTCCGCAAAGGATCACAAAACGAGGTATTTTGTTTACAATATCGAAATTCTAAGTTGGAATGTATTTGGTACAACGTTAGAGAAAAGAAAGCTACTACGGCTACACTCAATGGAGTTCTTCCTAAAGCGACTAATATATATATTTGCAAAGGAAGCCTTGTCGATTTTCCTGGTGGCCGAAACATGAAACTACATTAGCCTAAACAAGCGGAAGAAAGTACTACGTCGTCTGAAAACTACCCTTTTGTCGATAG
This sequence is a window from Silene latifolia isolate original U9 population chromosome 8, ASM4854445v1, whole genome shotgun sequence. Protein-coding genes within it:
- the LOC141597533 gene encoding F-box protein CPR1-like — its product is MSILASCEFFLLVDFSGIVGLVLLNPSTGRYYKIPYPPSYDSGTEHYGIYLDDAKNDYKVVRIIQNGEMNMEVRVYSLRTNKWRLIERTVEKCYAWCSVVIGHLLHIVFSLEYTNSKKRIGCFDILAEKWITDVPMPEINVNKWIKLAVLDGLLCVITVDSIWVMKEYGVKDSWFKLISIISDEIWDTPIAFRKGSQNEVFCLQYRNSKLECIWYNVREKKATTATLNGVLPKATNIYICKGSLVDFPGGRNMKLH